aaaaagttttgTGGAATTAAAGTAttaataacaaatataaatatttcaaagtggccttaaaacaaaaaagatGAGTTATATCAATTAACAAACTAATAtgtattcatatatatattatgcagGTGTGTATATAATACTGTCCTATcctcttatttttttaattgtctatattttaagctttatatcattttttattttcccatttttattttctatttttttttgtttttttcatcaaataaattaaaaaaactatttAATAACTCTATTTTCCTTATTGAATTTAttctataattattatttataaaaaaaaacgacaTGAAAGTGTAAGTATACATACACAGATGATTATCCAGATATACATAAATGcccaaatatatttatatacatatctacattattaagtatataaaataatgcgTGCATATACATACACAAATTAGTTTATACACGTATGCACACACATATCTATCCTTAAATAGAATAATAGATCgatcatatttttacataagtaattataacaatatattgcatgaatgttaataaatttttatatattttttaaaaaaagctagcttttttttttttttttttttttattccaaaaaataagttCGCTTTATTCATTAGTGTAGTTCTCAtccatatgtatatatacatggaaaaacacaaaataataaatatgtctACTTATTGTATATCCAATTTGCATaactttataaaatatatatttatgatataGACAATTGgcataaaacaaaaaaataaaaaataaaaataatttttcatacaTAGGCAATGGCTATCTCAAATAAATACGGTGATATATGCGTGtgcaaaattatataaatagccAAACAGTGAAACTTATATGGTTCCAAAAACTGTATACAAaatgtttaatatatatgcagtTTTATAATTCCCTATATTAGCCCAATTCgcaagttaaaaaaaaataaagacaaATTATCAATGATAAATGTTTTACCgctttgaaaaattatcaccattaaaataatatgcgATAGGTATATGTATTGCTAAGTGCTTGTATATACCCAacttatttaatatgtgtaggaaaaaaatacaaatgttgtttaaaaaaaggaaaaattgaaaccataaatatgttattatccaatttgtttttcatttatgcagtatataataattttaaacaacaaaattaaatgatattcaatgaataaaaaaaaaatatataatcattataaataattaaaatgccttcatatattatcttcataaatttataagtCTTTTAAATAGACATAAAATAGAGGAAGAAATATGTAGGAAAAAATTTACCAAATCGGACATCCCGTTTTTACGGTGATTGAGGTGTTATAGGGCCTagttgtataaaaaaaaaaaagaaaagaaaaattttaaataaaaagtgaGCAAAGAcaagttataaaaaaattattattttataccATTCCTGAAAGACGCTTGTTTAAATCTTGAAGAATTTATAAAGTCTTCTTGGTTATCCTCtaattttttgtctttgttaatttttatatcaaaagaaatattatccAAATTGTTCTCATCTTCATCATTTCCAATCTAAACATGtgaaatatgtatatccatgtgcatatatatattatctcAATTtaacttataaaaaaatataatatagaaatttatatatagctTGCCTTATTTAAAGAGTCcaataaattttctatCTCTTCCTTTTCTGTATCatcaatattttcaatCTATAAAATGGTgttgtaaatttttatataaatgcatatgtgttaatttttttataagcaaaaaaataaaaggcatattttatttccattttaattttcataaacCTGTTTATCATCTCctaaaaatttttagaaagcattttaaaaaatatttgtttaaaggcgataaaaataaatgaataaatataagacaacaaaatatttatcttataaaaaatagtataatgTATTACCTTCTTCGGGAACATAAACTGGAGCTTGATTAGTTGACCATAAGGATGAAGATCTTCGTCGATTCCTTTCCTTTTCTTCTAATTCTTCtgttgtaataaaaatatatgaaaccATATGGATATGTgcattttttctaaatttttataaaagctTATTTTTGTGCATCCTTTTGGCTCTACCTTCTAATATACTGAcctacaaaaaaatagtaaaacaTTATGTATCGTCGAAAATTAGTatcaataattatatatatctttgCAAGTAGATTCATAATATGTGtgtgtgcatatttttttttacttgtCTCCTAATCTCTTGTTTGAGCTCTGATAATAAGAACACCATATCATTCTTACTGATATTTAGTTTTTTTGAAggaacaatttttaaattaattcgGGTAAGCGGTTCTGAAGTTGGCTCGACATCATTTTCCCCTTTTGGTGAAATAACATCTGCTATATCTGACACCGTTGACATAATATCCGAAAAAGGCAACAGCGCCGTTTTCTCACAACAtactttattaaaaaagatgttcaaaaaaaaacaaaaaaaaaaataaaataatttgttcattttttaaaatagttaGTGAAATGATAAAGATTACGTATATTACGTGAAATTAAgaataattcaaaattcaaacaaaataaaaaaatacacaatAGAACAATTGcacaaaaaaacaaacgaaataataataaatattatagagacatatatatgccttattttattcttatatatttttatagtatAAAACAATGAAGGAAAGAAAATACAGAAAAAGGAAGTGTACATACATTTAACTAGGCcatataatgtatatatttatttctcctaaatttgataaaatgaaaataatatagaattttataaattacccacaaaaaagaaaataaaaataatggacGTAATATATTctgtgaaaaaataaatccaaTAAGACACCCAATACTGCTCAAACGGGTTCACAGTTTTAATCAATTAGCTTAACTTTCCATGCTTTGCACATGAAGAAAAGCTCactttatattaaaatagcGAAATGGAAAACCATGCGAAAAATGGAATCATACAAAATGATAGTTATTCATATAGAACATTTTAGATTGGTATATagttcaaaatataaagttattgaaaatatcgaaaaataaaatagaaaaagtaaaaacaaaaaaatacatacttaaaaaaaaatcaaagtTGTAGATCATTACCGCAATATTAGTATTGCTGTTATTTAAACTGATCCCCTCCTTTTTCAATATTCCTTCATATGGGGTCCTTAAATTCAAACCTAACTTGTATActcatatttatactttAAAGATTTTAACATAGCCTGTTTAGTCATTTCAGGGGTAATTTTATGCATTTTGAAGACTCGATCAGCAGGTGTGCATGTACCGTCCTCAAAGTTAACCTGACTATGCATCATAGTTAAATTAATATCTCCTATCTGTGTTTGAAATGGGGTAgtatagtaataataatcaatTGTTGTGTTTGGGGTAAGCTCTTTTACACAACAAGGAGCAGGGGTTTTAGttgttttataataatcatataacctagaaattcaaaaattaaaataaattaaaacaaaattctcaaaatatttataaatatatactaccGTATCACATTTTATCCACTCATACAAAATtaagtatatatgcatttttattaatatataaaaaatatatgaatatgtaataataatgtctCTTAAGTAACCAACCATGAGCTTGTGTCTGTTGTCATCATTCTCATCCCATTATCTGCAATCCCATGCCTGTTAAAAAatggtaaaaaataaatatgagtTTAAAGAGTTAAAAAAAGCAAGTATTGCATTTATGCACATAAGGGTGGAAtgatatatgtatatgcaattggctggaatatttttttattttcttttattaattttggacatttttttcgtattactttaaaaatttcTCCATTTGTTGAACAGAATATTCATCACGAGCATTTTGTATGAACCTTTTGTAGCTAATTTCTTTGTCTTCATTGATATCAAAACTTTCATGGCTTGTTTCGGGTGTTTCAGATTTTTTTTGGGTAAGAAGAACATCTTCAGTATCATCTGCATTTTGTGGGGCGCTTACATTACTTGAAATATGGGATTGACTTTTGGAGTTCAACTTTATCGATCCTTTTGATGATAATTCACGAGATGGTGCATTTTGGTCCTCCATTAAACCGTCTTTAGGAATTATTATGGGATAggaaaagtaaaaaaaaaaatgaacaaaattatgaatatgtatacatatgtagGATCTTATGGATAAATATGCTTTCCTTGTGtgcttgtttttttctccCTTACCGCTATGTTTAGAGCTTGTAGAATCCATTATTAATAGCAAAAAATGGACGATGAAatgaattaatattttaatggtTGAAGTATGggtaaaataataagccaaataagcatatgaaattatttagaaaaattagagaataaagaaaattgggaaaaatgtgtaaaaaataaaatataaaaaaatatttaaattaatgaaGAACAAAACTtatgattaaaaaattatttaaataaaaaatagacaAAAATAAGATATTTTGAACCACTTAAAGACAGAATGAAGAACATAAAATCAAATTAATTGGTTAgaacaaaaatatgtggAAAAACTTTTTTACATATCAAACTTATACATATACTATGGGATGATGGTTTTAAGTTTtttaagaataaaatataagagattttctcaaaaaatatgaaacatattatattaaaaataacaaaattttttaaagtgcTTAATTTGatgtttttgttttattatttcatttatccTCAAtctgtttttataattcatCCTTTAcagaaatattaaatgaaaatcaacaaaggaaaatataaaataataaataggATTTTTTTCCGATATTTATCACGTTCGAAagttttatcattttagctatttattattgctaataaaaatggtgtGTAggttgtaaaaaaaaattatgtcttttttttttttttcaaaaaagcTATTTACTGTTTTAGTTAGCCAAATGAAACATAATgtcgttttattttattgcttgttaatgtaaaataataaaaaaaaatataattataataacaaaatataactaTGTTGTAGATATTAAGAATTATATTGTTAACACGCCAAATGCATTTATGTGTGCAAGAATATTTGTAATGTGTTtccaaaaataaagaaaaaattggtTTATGATTAAAAATCGCAatttaatttgaaaattattgGAATAACTAACTGACtatatataagcatataaatatatatttacatgccaaataaatttttaaaacaataataagtctatctatttatataacaatttcCTCTTTTTTTGTAGTATATCGTGTAATGagattaatttttttttcatacacATTTAGTAAAAGCTATATagaatgcatataaaaGGAATATGCTACTAATGCgtctatttattatatatataaatatttcgaCAAATATATCCTTTCTATTTCTCATCACAAATACTGTTATTAAAAGGTTGTATAGAAAAAACAACGCTATAACTCTACACAAATAGAGAGTagcataaattattttttatttacttatCCATTCTACTTTTCGAAACACGCATTTTTTACACACATGAGATATATTACTGAAATAATATCAaagttaaaatatatagttatAAAAGCATAAAATTACATAATGCCAAGAATGCACACaaagtaaataatatacagaGAGTTATTTATGATTGAGAATTATCACGGACGGTATaggctatatatatttaaggaaataaaagaacattctttttgtttttcgcTCTTGTTTTTATAAGCTTGTTCTGTATGgtatgttcatatttttttaggaatcctaaaagtatatttaaaaacaagataaaattgtaaaaatcgTAGTCAAACAACtctacatatattaaaatatatttaatttgctAAAAGGCTAGttaatttccatttttgaaaatataacttATTCTTACACTCTATAAGAAATGCACTTTCGAATTCATGATGAGTGCGAAATGAGAAAGGCTAGTttataagtatatttttttcagcaTACCGAAAtggtaaaatataaaattttgtgtgaaaaaaaaatgaccAAGATATAttagcatatatttatttcacgTAATGAaagtttttaaaatcataaaaatagaaaataaaatttttgaatattttatggaaaaacaaaaataataataaaatatttggctagctttatttattatttttttttactctGTGTAATAACGTAGAAATATGTATAGATGAAACATGtgtaagaaaatataattctaTTAAGTTGAAGAGTCACAAAAAGGGttttatatactatattataaactcattttaatttttttctaatttttcgAAGATAGCTATATTGTAATATCATGAAATGAATGATGCATCAAGTTTCCAAAGATtccataataaattttcaaacaATGAATTGAAGCAATCCCAAATTAATCAAAGacttaaaaatatcaattTAACAAAACGTTTAATATCGTATGAACGGTACATAAAAGCTATACCAAAAAATAAGAGAAATccgaatttaaaaaatgattggCATCCTGAAACACCTCGAATTAATAAACAATTAAGCGTATCACAATGgaataaagaaatgaaaaaatggaGAAAACAAATACATGCATGGGGTAATATGCCtgaatatgtttataaacatatatgtaaCTTATCATTTGCAGAccgaaataaatatttatcagAATTAAAATTACTTGAACTAAGTCAGGTggaaattaataatttaaaaaaaaaaaatgaacaatGTTCAGAAATTATAGTgaacaatattttattaattcctgaacaaaataacaatacaaatatttgCGCAAATAGTGGAATAATAGAAAagccatttttttttctcccTCAAAATTTTAGTGGAACTATATTAAATGACCagttaataattattaagcaaaattatttagaaaaatgtCTATATTCATtacaacaaaaatatacccCCAAATATGCACACTTGTTTGACGCATATAATAGTTTCTATATTATGGCAAGGGACccaaatttaaattgtaaaaaggaaaaaaaggaGCAAAAAACTATCACcgtaaaattaaataaaaaatttaatagcTGTTATGAAAatggtaataataaaaatggggAAATTAGAACTAGCCAAGATATTctaaaagaatatatgaataagcAAGAAATACAAgcatcaaaatatttacattctacaaatacaaaaaaaaatagtaactATAGAAAGGGGAAAagacatttttaatttctaaCTATGTATGTGTAGCCTGAAATTTTTGCaactttttgtttttttgtgtgtgcatataaatttatatgccCCCTTAATCATGCATAAGCATAGGCATAATATATGGTGTgcttatgttttttttgctcCTTTGTAAATAGGCATATTACAAATGGgcacataaataaattttattaattctacataaatgtaataatgaatattcgTATGActacataatttattatacattattatttttttgttttttttttttgtaaacttttatgataaatatgcacatttCTTAGTGATAGCGGATCTTATGTTGTAGGTTACGCTTTCATATATAACACTTATACAtttaaagagaaaaaaaaagtatgtaataattttttgagtAAAGCAGGCTAGTAAATACTAGTTTGATTAATAAGAAAAGATAGTTATGTGTAAATATACCGTTTTTATTGTTTGAAATTTTTTGTcatatatagtatattttatattaaaattaatttgtagaattttatatatttattttctatataataaaatggcGGTTATTCGTATTTGGCCAAATACGTATATATTAGCTACCTgctcttaaaaaaaaatattttttactcgTGCatgaatatgcatataatagtaatatatttaataaaaaattgaataatttagttgataaaattaaaaaaaatattcttttaataattattgtattttccatataatgtaaaacatttttatctaattaaagagtttaaaaaaataagagatatattattttgtatgcatttttaatgCTATAAATAAGAGAACAGTGGGGCTCGGATTATTACTACTTTAAgtttccaaaaaaaaaaaataatagcccatgtaatatatgcatatattggATATACGCATGTTTACCCATGTGTGTGTGAATTAAGATCTTAATTAATGATACAATTGACAAATGTTTTGTGTGGCCTTTGGAGGCAATCTATTGTTAGGTGTGCAGATAACAGCGGTGTTATAAAGGCATGCATAATTGgaattggaaaaaataaatgggGTACTGGAAAAATAGGAGATCGAATTAGAGTATCAATACGTGATAAAACTTCTGAATGTGGAATTTCAGAAAAAACACCCAAAGGAATTATTgttagaagaaaaaaagaaacaaaaagaaaagatgGTAGTTACATCAAATTTGATGATAATGCTTTTGTTAtgatatcaaaaaataaattaaaagccacaaaaataaaaggacCAGTTGCTATGGAAACGAGACATAATTGCAGAAATTTGGCTagatacattttttaaagtatactctaaattttttttgtttcgaaaaaaataaatatgtgctACACCCTTACATAAGAATATTTAGACGAgcgtatatatatttaccactattttgtaaaataatttttattattatttttttttatgcacaTACATATCTAATTTCGACGACTACAAATaatgttattttattgttttgtcgttatttcattttttatgttacaTTTTAGTAAGCATAAACCGCATATGTAGTATGTAGTACATATTTGGATATgctgtttttatttcattttgtttagcAACCCAAATTTAAAGCattgcaaaaaaataaaaaaattatatataattaaagtaaatactttattatgttttctTTATTCGGTTTAGTTATACAGTAATTCTATCAACGTATTATCTTAGGTTAAGTTTATATTCTCgattattgtttttaaaaaaaaaaaaaatataattacgaaaataaataaataaataaatatacacacacatatgcatatacgCCCCAATTAAGCGACGTTGTAAGGCGTACATAAGTTGCTTGCGTCTGATAAGGAAATGTAAATGCCAATAATTAAACCtacaataattatgataaaaaaaattgtataaatatatgtgttaTTTGCATaggaatattatataaattatgaatatatttgcaaattttataacattCATTTTTGGTTAATCAAAACTTACCATATAAGGCCAAAGTTTCAGAGAAAACTAAGATTAAAATCATTCCAATAAATAATCGGTTTTGTTGGGCATTTGCTCTTACACCAGCATCACCAACGATACCAATAGCCAAACCGGCAGCCTATATtgaaatagaaaaatggaaaaatgagtgtgcatatatatttgtgtaTGGCATGATGCGAAATATATCTCTTGCTTTTGTTTCGTTTTTCGTCATTAGCGTACCAATGAGCTTAGTCCGACTATTAAACCAGATGCTAAGTGTGTGTATCCCAAATAACTTGAGTAGCTAGCAGCGGGTGACACTATAAGAGAAAGGAAAATGTGCATATAGTGAAATGTGAAGTaagcatataaatttgaatttaTATCCATCGAACATAAAAACTGTAAtggtataaaatatatttaggtcggataaaaagtttaaataataaggtATTTATCCATATACTtgattatttcattttatatatatatattaaactaACTTTTTCCGGAGATAATGATAGACATAATAATTCCATAAATACCAAGAACACCGGCCATAACAACTGGTAAAATTGATTTCATGATTAAATCTGGTCTCATTACACCAACACTGCAAACTCCTACTCCACTTTTAGCAGTACCGAAGGCTGCTCCCAAATCTGCGATTGAAAAAGGAAGAAATGATAAgcaatgataataaataatatacggTATATGCACAAACATAATAATGACACATACATATGCACATATTAAGAATGAAAACTTATACTGAAATAGTAGCAATGTGCAAATAAACTATCACGGGcattttttgcatatacatatacaaataGCAGAACAGTAATATAGCATAAATAGCATACTGATGATTTATGAAGGTATATGCAtaagtaaataaatataacaatataaatattgatatatgaaataaaacttaaataaaaacatttaaatatatatatacacatggAAACTaataggaaaaaaatatattacttgAAAAGATAGAGGATGCTGCAATCCCCATAAACCCAAAAAAGGCTGAATTTGGATCACATGTTCGCATTTtggaaacaaaaaaatcaaattaaataagattatttttatatattatgtgtggtattattttaaaatgtataataactattataactattttcctaaaaatataatttataatattttatatattgcaaaatataagaactttctgataatttataatatatatagcatagattttacataaaaaaaaatatatattaaaataatatgcttGCGTATATAAGTGCggaaatatgaaaatatggaaaaatatgaaaaatataaatataaaaaatgaaaatattaaatatgtaattcagtacgataaaaatattattatgcatatatatatatatttaaattatgatatatcattagtatgtatatattaagcAAAGATtgaggaaaaaaaaatttgttcGCAtgcattaattttttaatatatatttattttattttttatttttttattattatcagataaatattaaaaaaaaaaaaaagtaaaaattatttcatttaatagttattatgaatatgtaAATTCTTTGCATTGGGAAATGAAATATCCATTGGAAAACTATTCAAgcattttattgttttaatttttattttcaattctTATTTAATCGTATTTAAAAgcaatttataaataaaaaattttatgtatgAATTATGGACAACACAAAAAGTCAAAGGATATAGGGgaaaagataataaaaaaaataatcata
This Plasmodium chabaudi chabaudi strain AS genome assembly, chromosome: 12 DNA region includes the following protein-coding sequences:
- a CDS encoding secreted ookinete protein, putative (query 187-187;GPI_cleavage_site_score=1.1019999), whose protein sequence is MNKLFYFFFCFFLNIFFNKVCCEKTALLPFSDIMSTVSDIADVISPKGENDVEPTSEPLTRINLKIVPSKKLNISKNDMVFLLSELKQEIRRQVSILEEELEEKERNRRRSSSLWSTNQAPVYVPEEGDDKQIENIDDTEKEEIENLLDSLNKIGNDEDENNLDNISFDIKINKDKKLEDNQEDFINSSRFKQASFRNGPITPQSP
- a CDS encoding conserved protein, unknown function (term=structural;date=20120109;qualifier=method_exon=changed gene model, changed coordinates of exon 2, added exon 1 based on RNASeq and homology;curatorName=ucb@sanger.ac.uk;~term=annotation;date=20180502;qualifier=removed_product=conserved Plasmodium protein, unknown function;qualifier=added_product=conserved protein, unknown function;qualifier=added_GO:0070258;qualifier=added_literature=pmid:27696623;curatorName=ucb@sanger.ac.uk;~;query 175-175;GPI_cleavage_site_score=0.10399999), translated to MDSTSSKHSDGLMEDQNAPSRELSSKGSIKLNSKSQSHISSNVSAPQNADDTEDVLLTQKKSETPETSHESFDINEDKEISYKRFIQNARDEYSVQQMEKFLKHGIADNGMRMMTTDTSSWLYDYYKTTKTPAPCCVKELTPNTTIDYYYYTTPFQTQIGDINLTMMHSQVNFEDGTCTPADRVFKMHKITPEMTKQAMLKSLKYKYEYTS
- a CDS encoding histone RNA hairpin-binding protein, putative (term=annotation;date=20150128;qualifier=removed_product=conserved Plasmodium protein, unknown function;qualifier=added_product=histone rna hairpin-binding protein, putative;qualifier=added_gene_name=slbp;qualifier=added_literature=pmid:17998288;curatorName=ucb@sanger.ac.uk;~pfam_scan;Pfam:PF15247.2; E()=2.7E-22;score=78.5;query 21-91;description=SLBP_RNA_bind;~iprscan;InterPro:IPR029344 : Histone RNA hairpin-binding protein, RNA-binding domain;Pfam:PF15247; score=2.4E-22;query 21-91;description=Histone RNA hairpin-binding protein, RNA-binding domain), with amino-acid sequence MNDASSFQRFHNKFSNNELKQSQINQRLKNINLTKRLISYERYIKAIPKNKRNPNLKNDWHPETPRINKQLSVSQWNKEMKKWRKQIHAWGNMPEYVYKHICNLSFADRNKYLSELKLLELSQVEINNLKKKNEQCSEIIVNNILLIPEQNNNTNICANSGIIEKPFFFLPQNFSGTILNDQLIIIKQNYLEKCLYSLQQKYTPKYAHLFDAYNSFYIMARDPNLNCKKEKKEQKTITVKLNKKFNSCYENGNNKNGEIRTSQDILKEYMNKQEIQASKYLHSTNTKKNSNYRKGKRHF
- a CDS encoding 50S ribosomal protein L14, mitochondrial, putative (query 88-88;GPI_cleavage_site_score=0.156;~pfam_scan;Pfam:PF00238.15; E()=1.1E-23;score=83.4;query 13-115;description=Ribosomal_L14;~iprscan;InterPro:IPR000218 : Ribosomal protein L14b/L23e;SMART:SM01374; score=1.6E-31;query 10-124;description=Ribosomal protein L14P;~iprscan;InterPro:IPR000218 : Ribosomal protein L14b/L23e;Pfam:PF00238; score=7.1E-24;query 13-115;description=Ribosomal protein L14P;~iprscan;InterPro:IPR036853 : Ribosomal protein L14 superfamily;Superfamily:SSF50193; score=4.84E-30;query 5-119;description=Ribosomal protein L14 superfamily), encoding MIQLTNVLCGLWRQSIVRCADNSGVIKACIIGIGKNKWGTGKIGDRIRVSIRDKTSECGISEKTPKGIIVRRKKETKRKDGSYIKFDDNAFVMISKNKLKATKIKGPVAMETRHNCRNLARYIF